One region of Pagrus major chromosome 5, Pma_NU_1.0 genomic DNA includes:
- the hs3st1l2 gene encoding heparan sulfate (glucosamine) 3-O-sulfotransferase 1-like 2 — protein sequence MLWTVLLALLVLLLLQTQLSVCLRELRSGGSSSSSDSSSSSSSSSTYNATQQRLPGAIIIGVRKGGTRALLEMLNLHPDVEVAKAEVHYFNVEEHYRRGLAWYRAQMPFTLPSQLTVEKTPGYFAAPQVPVRIWDMNPAVRLLLIVRDPAERLVSDYTQVLHNRLTRHKPYQPLEELLIHKGHIDPGYKALQRSLYHQHLARWLEVFPREQIHVVDGDALIRDPFPELRKAERFLDLPPRISPNNFYYNTTKGFYCLLSAGHDKCLDESKGRPHAPLSTQAFKKLCRYFRKPNKLFFEMVGRSFSWC from the exons aTGCTGTGGACAGTGCTACTAGCGCTACTggtgcttctgctgctgcagactcaGCTGTCTGTGTGCTTAAGGGAATTACGCAGCGGGGGCTCCAGCTCCTCTTCcgactcctcttcatcttcctcctcctcctccacatacAATGCCACCCAGCAGCGGCTGCCCGGAGCTATTATTATTGGCGTGCGGAAAGGTGGCACCAGAGCCCTGCTGGAGATGCTCAACTTGCACCCAGATGTGGAAGTGGCAAAGGCCGAG GTGCACTACTTCAACGTGGAGGAGCACTACCGCCGGGGCCTAGCCTGGTACCGAGCCCAGATGCCCTTCACCTTACCCAGTCAGCTGACGGTGGAGAAGACCCCAGGCTACTTTGCTGCCCCTCAGGTTCCTGTGCGCATCTGGGACATGAACCCCGCCGTCCGGTTGTTGCTCATCGTCCGGGACCCGGCTGAGAGGCTGGTCTCTGACTACACCCAAGTCCTCCACAATCGCCTGACTCGCCACAAGCCCTACCAGCCGCTGGAGGAACTCCTGATCCACAAGGGCCACATCGACCCTGGGTACAAGGCGCTGCAGAGGAGTCTGTACCACCAGCATCTGGCCCGCTGGCTAGAGGTCTTCCCCAGGGAGCAGATCCACGTGGTGGACGGCGACGCCCTCATTCGGGATCCCTTCCCAGAGCTGAGAAAGGCTGAGAGGTTTCTGGATCTGCCGCCCAGGATAAGCCCCAACAACTTCTACTACAACACCACCAAGGGCTTCTactgtctcctgtctgctggGCACGACAAGTGCCTGGACGAGTCTAAAGGCAGGCCGCATGCGCCCCTGAGCACCCAGGCCTTTAAGAAGCTGTGTCGCTACTTCAGGAAGCCCAACAAGTTGTTCTTTGAAATGGTTGGGAGGTCGTTTTCCTGGTGCTGA